In Nymphaea colorata isolate Beijing-Zhang1983 chromosome 5, ASM883128v2, whole genome shotgun sequence, one genomic interval encodes:
- the LOC116253815 gene encoding cell division cycle 20.2, cofactor of APC complex-like isoform X1 gives MATGADAASPLSSTKIRPHTLLQERIVSRNAPCRPQYDRFIPNRGAMDLDVAQYLMVDSKKEKPVGILSPSQEAYRKRLAEVCLKNRTRILAFRSKPPEPTENIPWEVSSSPQHSRTVKPRRYIPQSAERTLDAPELEDDYYLNLLDWSTRNVLAIALGRSLYLWDASEGTASELMSVDEDSGPITSVSWAPDGKHIAVGLKSSAVQLWDTVASKQLRTLRGGHQSRVGSLAWNSHILTTGGMDGLIFNNDVRIRSHIVEEYKGHEQEVCGLKWSSSGQQLASGGNDNLLHIWDRTMASEQNARQNQWLHRLDDHRAAVKALAWCPFQGNLLASGGGGSDRCIKFWNTHTGSCLNSVDTGSQVCALLWSKTERELLSSHGFDQNQLTLWKYPSMVRMAELTGHTSRVLFMAMSPDGCTVASASAGDETLRFWNVFGNPETNKKPVSKPLGPFASVNSIR, from the exons ATGGCCACTGGTGCGGATGCCGCATCGCCGTTGTCATCTACCAAGATTCGCCCACACACTCTTCTTCAGGAGCGCATCGTCTCCAGAAACGCGCCCTGCCGGCCGCAG TACGACAGGTTTATTCCCAACAGAGGAGCCATGGATCTTGATGTTGCTCAGTATTTGATGGTGGATTCGAAGAAAGAGAAGCCAGTAGGCATTCTATCACCATCACAGGAAGCATATAGGAAGCGGTTAGCGGAGGTCTGCCTAAAGAACAGGACCAGGATCCTTGCTTTCAGAAGCAAACCTCCGGAGCCTACTGAGAATATTCCATGGGAAGTTTCTTCATCACCGCAGCATTCTAGGACCGTCAAGCCTCGCAGATACATTCCTCAG TCTGCGGAGAGAACTCTGGATGCACCTGAGCTGGAGGATGACTACTACTTGAATTTGCTTGATTGGAGCACCAGAAATGTTTTGGCGATTGCTCTTGGgcgctctctctatctctgggATGCATCAGAAGGTACTGCTTCCGAGCTCATGTCAGTTGATGAGGACAGTGGCCCAATTACAAGCGTTAGCTGGGCTCCTGATGGTAAGCATATAGCCGTTGGTTTGAAGAGTTCAGCAGTTCAGTTGTGGGACACAGTGGCAAGTAAGCAG TTGAGAACTCTACGAGGTGGTCATCAATCAAGAGTTGGTTCTCTTGCATGGAATTCTCACATTCTTACGACTGGTGGAATGGATGGtttaatatttaataatgatGTGCGCATTCGATCTCATATAGTTGAAGAATACAAAGGACATGAACAAGAAGTTTGTGGATTAAAGTGGTCAAGCTCAGGCCAACAATTAGCCAGCGGAGGGAATGACAACCTTCTGCACATCTGGGATCGGACAATGGCATCAGAGCAAAATGCTAGACAGAATCAATGGCTACACAGGCTGGATGACCATAGGGCTGCAGTGAAAGCATTGGCCTGGTGCCCATTCCAGGGAAATCTACTTGCATCAGGGGGTGGTGGCAGCGACCGCTGCATTAAGTTCTGGAACACTCATACTGGATCCTGCCTGAACTCTGTAGATACGGGTTCACAAGTTTGTGCACTCTTATGGAGTAAAACTGAAAGGGAACTTCTCAGTTCGCACGGGTTTGATCAGAACCAGTTGACATTGTGGAAATATCCATCGATGGTTAGGATGGCAGAGCTAACCGGTCATACTTCAAGGGTTTTGTTCATGGCTATG AGTCCAGATGGGTGCACTGTGGCATCTGCCTCTGCAGGAGATGAAACATTGCGATTCTGGAATGTTTTTGGGAATCCCGAAACAAACAAAAAGCCAGTCAGCAAGCCACTTGGGCCATTTGCAAGTGTCAATAGCATAAggtga
- the LOC116253815 gene encoding cell division cycle 20.1, cofactor of APC complex-like isoform X2, with translation MDLDVAQYLMVDSKKEKPVGILSPSQEAYRKRLAEVCLKNRTRILAFRSKPPEPTENIPWEVSSSPQHSRTVKPRRYIPQSAERTLDAPELEDDYYLNLLDWSTRNVLAIALGRSLYLWDASEGTASELMSVDEDSGPITSVSWAPDGKHIAVGLKSSAVQLWDTVASKQLRTLRGGHQSRVGSLAWNSHILTTGGMDGLIFNNDVRIRSHIVEEYKGHEQEVCGLKWSSSGQQLASGGNDNLLHIWDRTMASEQNARQNQWLHRLDDHRAAVKALAWCPFQGNLLASGGGGSDRCIKFWNTHTGSCLNSVDTGSQVCALLWSKTERELLSSHGFDQNQLTLWKYPSMVRMAELTGHTSRVLFMAMSPDGCTVASASAGDETLRFWNVFGNPETNKKPVSKPLGPFASVNSIR, from the exons ATGGATCTTGATGTTGCTCAGTATTTGATGGTGGATTCGAAGAAAGAGAAGCCAGTAGGCATTCTATCACCATCACAGGAAGCATATAGGAAGCGGTTAGCGGAGGTCTGCCTAAAGAACAGGACCAGGATCCTTGCTTTCAGAAGCAAACCTCCGGAGCCTACTGAGAATATTCCATGGGAAGTTTCTTCATCACCGCAGCATTCTAGGACCGTCAAGCCTCGCAGATACATTCCTCAG TCTGCGGAGAGAACTCTGGATGCACCTGAGCTGGAGGATGACTACTACTTGAATTTGCTTGATTGGAGCACCAGAAATGTTTTGGCGATTGCTCTTGGgcgctctctctatctctgggATGCATCAGAAGGTACTGCTTCCGAGCTCATGTCAGTTGATGAGGACAGTGGCCCAATTACAAGCGTTAGCTGGGCTCCTGATGGTAAGCATATAGCCGTTGGTTTGAAGAGTTCAGCAGTTCAGTTGTGGGACACAGTGGCAAGTAAGCAG TTGAGAACTCTACGAGGTGGTCATCAATCAAGAGTTGGTTCTCTTGCATGGAATTCTCACATTCTTACGACTGGTGGAATGGATGGtttaatatttaataatgatGTGCGCATTCGATCTCATATAGTTGAAGAATACAAAGGACATGAACAAGAAGTTTGTGGATTAAAGTGGTCAAGCTCAGGCCAACAATTAGCCAGCGGAGGGAATGACAACCTTCTGCACATCTGGGATCGGACAATGGCATCAGAGCAAAATGCTAGACAGAATCAATGGCTACACAGGCTGGATGACCATAGGGCTGCAGTGAAAGCATTGGCCTGGTGCCCATTCCAGGGAAATCTACTTGCATCAGGGGGTGGTGGCAGCGACCGCTGCATTAAGTTCTGGAACACTCATACTGGATCCTGCCTGAACTCTGTAGATACGGGTTCACAAGTTTGTGCACTCTTATGGAGTAAAACTGAAAGGGAACTTCTCAGTTCGCACGGGTTTGATCAGAACCAGTTGACATTGTGGAAATATCCATCGATGGTTAGGATGGCAGAGCTAACCGGTCATACTTCAAGGGTTTTGTTCATGGCTATG AGTCCAGATGGGTGCACTGTGGCATCTGCCTCTGCAGGAGATGAAACATTGCGATTCTGGAATGTTTTTGGGAATCCCGAAACAAACAAAAAGCCAGTCAGCAAGCCACTTGGGCCATTTGCAAGTGTCAATAGCATAAggtga
- the LOC116255156 gene encoding cell division cycle 20.2, cofactor of APC complex-like, which translates to MATGAEAASPLSSTKIRPHTLLQERIVPRNAPCRPQYDRFIPNRGAMDLDVAQYLMVDSKKEKPVGILSPSQEAYRKRLAEVCLKNRTRILAFRSKPPEPTENIPWEVSSSPQHSRTVKPRRYIPQSAERTLDAPELEDDYYLNLLDWSTRNVLAIALGRSLYLWDASEGTASELMSVDEDSGPITSVSWAPDGKHIAVGLKSSAVQLWDTVASKQLRTLRGGHQSRVGSLAWNSHILTTGGMDGLIFNNDVRIRSHIVEEYKGHEQEVCGLKWSSSGQQLASGGNDNLLHIWDRTMASEQNARQNQWLHRLDDHRAAVKALAWCPFQGNLLASGGGGSDRCIKFWNTHTGSCLNSVDTGSQVCALLWSKTERELLSSHGFDQNQLTLWKYPSMVRMAELIGHTSRVLFMAMSPDGCTVASASAGDETLRFWNVFGNPKTNKKPVSKPLGPFASVNSIR; encoded by the exons ATGGCCACTGGTGCGGAAGCCGCATCGCCATTGTCATCTACCAAGATTCGCCCACACACTCTTCTTCAGGAGCGCATCGTCCCCAGAAACGCGCCCTGCCGGCCGCAG TACGACAGGTTTATTCCCAACAGAGGAGCCATGGATCTTGATGTTGCTCAGTATTTGATGGTGGATTCGAAGAAAGAGAAGCCAGTAGGCATTCTATCACCATCACAGGAAGCATATAGGAAGCGGTTAGCGGAGGTCTGCCTAAAGAACAGGACCAGGATCCTTGCTTTCAGAAGCAAACCTCCGGAGCCTACTGAGAATATTCCATGGGAAGTTTCTTCATCACCGCAGCATTCTAGGACCGTCAAGCCTCGCAGATACATTCCTCAG TCTGCGGAGAGAACTCTGGATGCACCTGAGCTGGAGGATGACTACTACTTGAATTTGCTTGATTGGAGCACCAGAAATGTTTTGGCGATTGCTCTTGGgcgctctctctatctctgggATGCATCAGAAGGTACTGCTTCCGAGCTCATGTCAGTTGATGAGGACAGTGGCCCAATTACAAGCGTTAGCTGGGCTCCTGATGGTAAGCATATAGCCGTTGGTTTGAAGAGTTCAGCAGTTCAGTTGTGGGACACAGTGGCAAGTAAGCAG TTGAGAACTCTACGAGGTGGTCATCAATCAAGAGTTGGTTCTCTTGCATGGAATTCTCACATTCTTACGACTGGTGGAATGGATGGtttaatatttaataatgatGTGCGCATTCGATCTCATATAGTTGAAGAATACAAAGGACATGAACAAGAAGTTTGTGGATTAAAGTGGTCAAGCTCAGGCCAACAATTAGCCAGCGGAGGGAATGACAACCTTCTGCACATCTGGGATCGGACAATGGCATCAGAGCAAAATGCTAGACAGAATCAATGGCTACACAGGCTGGATGACCATAGGGCTGCAGTGAAAGCATTGGCCTGGTGCCCATTCCAGGGAAATCTACTTGCATCAGGGGGTGGTGGCAGCGACCGCTGCATTAAGTTCTGGAACACTCATACTGGATCCTGCCTGAACTCTGTAGATACGGGTTCACAAGTTTGTGCACTCTTATGGAGTAAAACTGAAAGGGAACTTCTCAGTTCGCACGGGTTTGATCAGAACCAGTTGACATTGTGGAAATATCCATCGATGGTTAGGATGGCAGAGCTAATCGGTCATACTTCAAGGGTTTTGTTCATGGCTATG AGTCCAGATGGGTGCACTGTGGCATCTGCCTCTGCAGGAGATGAAACATTGCGATTCTGGAATGTTTTTGGGAATcccaaaacaaacaaaaagccAGTCAGCAAGCCACTTGGGCCATTTGCAAGTGTCAATAGCATAAggtga